The Gossypium raimondii isolate GPD5lz chromosome 2, ASM2569854v1, whole genome shotgun sequence genome segment ccaagcactccaaagcctataaaaaagatactcaacatcaatttaacggatttacaagtgaattgacaaccaagaatgaacagaaacccaacttaccaccaacgataaccctcccactacaccaaaataggcttttagcggcacttttagtggcgtttggataaaaaactccggtaaaaatcgagcattagcggcaatTTATGGAAATCGCcactaaagatcgagcattagaggcgttttttgaaaaacgccgcaaaaaaccaaaacccaacggcgtcgttttcttACCTTTCGGggctttaacggcgtttttgaaaaagcgccgctaatgcttggggctttagcggcgtttctaaaAAAGCGTCGATAATGCTCGGGGTTTTAACGACGTTtctgaaaaaacgccgctaatgctgggggctttagcggcgtttttggaaaagagctaaaaacattttatcttaattgatttatttatattaattaaataaaattcaatttatttctagttgaatatttaaaatctttaggaaaaaaataataacacgtagaaataatttgaaataaaacacatggaaaatttaaaatattattatttaaaataattttaaagttttttgggcACATGattcttgattatttttaatttataaattaaaaaatttcttatataatcgtaaaagagatagtattaattttaaaatattgaattaattatcactatagtttaggaTTTTTGGTTTAaggtatatgatttatttaatatttaaggtcGGTTTAGGAGttgctattttaaggtttagggagtatgaatttagggattatggattaggggttgggatttaaggtttagaggttatgagattaggggttaagagttagggatttagggtttagggattcatgggtcgggttagggttttgggtttagattaattattttttaatttatattttaaatatgttttttaagttatatattaaataatttcatatataattgaaaaagataagatagtattaattttaaaatatttaattagttatcattatagtttagggtttatatggTTTAcggtatatggttaatttaagatttaaggccagtttaggagttactattttaaggtttggggattatatatggatttagggattatggattaggcattatggtttaagggttgggatttaaggtttaggggttaggaattagggttaggggttaagagtcagggatttagggtttcaagggtcgagttaaggtttaaggtttagattaagtagttttttttattttatatattaaatatgttcttatataattgtaaaagagataataataaatttaatatattgaaatcatgagtatagtttatattatttaagagatatataatagatagactttatgtatattgaatgattaatttagggtttaaggtttatttgagatttgttaaatgatacaattttatacaattaattaatgcttttatatttaaaaatatttaatctaaaccatttgatatatttgatatgtatatataggtaattatttaatttggataggaccaaattataagaaaaaaggacaaaaataaaaatgaaataaaaactaaaatttataatattatctaattcttttaaatattacttaaaattttaataattttttatgtaaaatttatatgaaagatacaataattgaatataaaaatatacgagttttagtggcgttttcagaaaaaaaacgCCATTACTATGTATTAAAAATTCCCAAAATGGCACCGTTTCAATAGaagaatttaaatttcttagtggcgttttcaaaaaaaacgccgcaaaaggtagaCATTACCGGCGTTttgataaaaaacgccgcaaacaTGTATGTATTGTAATTTTTCGATATGGTGTCGtttaagtttagggattaaattttaattatggcgttttttcagaaaataccgtaaatatgaactaaaatttatcaaaacgacTCTGTTTCAAAGAATGAATGTAatcttttagtggcgttttttataaaacgccgcaaatgtggAAGCAAATAAAAGGTAATCAAAATCCCGCTCACTCccaaaaaaatatgatttttggttaCCCGCTCATTACTCCCTCTTCTTCTCATCTCCGTCGTGCGCCCTAAATCCCCCAAAtaaaagtttgttttttttcagcTGAAATTCCCCAAATAGAAATTGGACCGAGCAACTTTGCATCAAGGAAGAAGAAGAGTCGGAAAAACACAAGTAGCTAAGTTGCCCTTATGGCTTGTTATGGCGAGTATTTTTGGCATGTAATTCAGCTacaaaattttcagttttttgttTGGAAAAAATAGAAAGGCAAATTCCCAAAGCCCTTTGGATTAAATGGTTTTAATTGTAGTAAATTTGACTTGCCCTTTTGTTTTACCTTAATCTACTTTTGCTAGTTTGTAGATGCTTTCCCTTTTCgtattttctctctattttgaTCATCTTCCAACAGATCGGCTTCAGATGGGTGAGGTAGTCTCTACAATTCCAAGTAGGTTTGCCTTTGCCGGCTACTCTCTCAATTCTTCTTTATCATTCttgttttgggttttcattttttttctaaatcacTAACAGCTCCGATgcaccatttttttgaactCTTTTATTGCAGCAAGCAATGGCCCCAAAAGgtatttggatttggattttagcttttattgattttagtttCATTGGACGTAATTATGAACTCGTTGATGTCTCTCAAGCAAATGTATCAAGGCTAAAAGTTTATATTACTGGTTCAttgtttttatagttttagaaGTTGTATCTTTGGGTTTATTATGGttcattgtttttttattggaatATGTAGTTGCTGCCCTCTTTGAATGTCACGAGAGGCCAGCCAGTTACAATATCTTTTGAAGTGATTTGTGttagatattatttttgcaatggCATTTGTCTGTGCAGGGGTGAatccataatttattttaggggccaaaattgaattgtaattttcTGAGatgtcaaatatatattttatcatgtattagtttatgattttataatttttgaaaggatTAAGTAcactttttttccattttttgtgGGGGCCAAAGCATAAATCTCCTttatattgatttataatttgatcatatgTAAGGGgttacaatttgatcatattattggtttatcaactgttgggaGATTGTTCTCATAACACTAGCTACTGGTCCATTCATTGTTGCTGCTGGAGGCATGTCTAATATATTTCTTCATAGGCTTGCTGAGAACATCCAAGATGCTTATGCTGAGGCAGCTAGCATTGCTGAACAGGTTTTTCCCTTCTCTCCTGGCTCCATTACTTTCAACCAGACTTATTTTCTTAATGTTGTTAAGTGAATTTAAAATCCCCCATATAGTTTGCTTTATGACCCCTCGGTTTTTAAAGTTTCACAATTTACTTCATATTCGTTATTTTAACCctatttataaaatctaaaaactctattatataaattagaaaatgccCCTCCCcagtacaaaaataattataatcatgTTAATGAGTTGATATGTAGGGATTTCTTTGACTGGTTAGAGCAATTCTTATgaaatacaaaattacaaatgaTTCTTTTTTGTTAAGAACAAATGAAGATTAGTTGATGATGACAGGCtgtatattataaaactaaTGGTGGAATGGATCTTTTATCCTTAATCAAGCTGACTTCATGGgtacttttgaattttgaaatttactaTTTCTAAAGAGCATCAAAACcagattttcattttttattattttttcttttgtgggctttgtattttaatatatatacagtCACAAAGAGCTCTATTTTTTTTAGCTGATGTTGCTTTCTTTTTGCcaccatttcttttctttttcatggtCTCTCATTTTACCATTTGTTGCCTTCACCATGGAGATGGAGAAAAGGCTTCTCTTTTCACTTCTTTTATTCTCCCTGCTTCTTCTTTTGGATTCCTCTTCAGCTCAGATGCAAggtatttccttttatttatatttgtgtagttatttaataaaatgggTTCTCTTTGTTCGTTGTTTGCAACTTTCTCCATGTTTTGTGAAATTTATGCTTTTCTTGTGATATGTGGTTTAAGGGCATTGATTTTATGAGTTATCTCATATAATCTCTTGTATTTTTAGGCTGTTTTAACCTTATTAATACCTCATCTATTCCTCTAGAAAAATGTATCAATCTTGGGATCATTCTGTTTCAGGATTTTAACTTTGGGTTATATTTTGAGTGATATATTTGTTTTCTGTCTTCATTTTATCTTTATACGATTGCTATTGTGAGCTATTAGGAGTGGTTTTGTTTTTAGTGATTTGAACTTCATCTAGTGTAGCCAAGCTAACAACTAGTTATCTTTTTtgtgaaaagaaaattctttgcactgttcttattttttttaagatgtTATATGTTAGAAAATATTGACCATTGTAGATGAGCAAAAGAGGCAACAACTATGGCCAGAGGGCAGAAAATCTTTCTGGTtttgaatttgtgaaaaaaCTGATGCATAGTTGACTGCTTACGTGTGTCAGAGGAAATTAGAATCCTAACCTATTGACCCGATTTCGGTGTTGCTTCCCTTACTGATAGAGAGCCTTGTTTTCATTATTGATGAGCCAACTCAAGgagaaaatagcaaaatttagtCATTCGTACAACGATTTAAACAGTTCTAACAATCTGTATTTTGTTCGATGACCTTCATACTTCATGGTTGTAGTATTTTTCCTAACACAGATTTTCTCTGCCTTATGCTGCCTATACGGTACCACATCCCAAAGGCCTTTTATTTGCTAATGTTTGTGGTATTTTCTTTCAGCTATGTTTTTGATGGGCAGCCTCCAGATTTGAAAAAACAAGAGCTTGCTAAGCGGTACTTTAttgtaaattattcaaattgttttttttttatggtttccTTCAATATGACCGGAGCTTGATGAGTAGAATGTtgctttttcataatttttatactaaatttgtCATGTAGTTACTCAAAGAGGGCAGATGCTACTGAGGATTTGCAAGAAGCCATGGAGGTATTTTTCTTTGGTCAAACATGGAGTGATaagtaaagttttcttttattgtttcacCACTACGGAAAATTAAGGTgctgttgtttttattattagactggAAATAAGgacattgaaaaattaaatatgtagcCAAAATTTTGTCAGCTGTTAGTAGTAGATACTTGTAAAGTTCAATCAATTCAACGCTGCAAGAAAACAGAAGCGTATGTATAATAACCGTATTTGTAGtactaatttttgttatataataatgaaaggaatatatgttcttttcccgtataatgaaatttatttttttttaggaaatttaattgtttatgttaatttatttatttattataggtgaatgttgaaatttattactataatttattttacttttattgttaatgaaaagtaatacattcaaaataaaatttgacctttccatttgttattataaaaatttatttaataaaaatgtttagcGGAATGacacttttagtggcgtttgtgaaaaaagcgccgctaaaagtcatgatctatagcggcgtttgtgggaaaagcaccGCTAAGGGTCATGACTTTTAGCAgcgtttatttttaaaaacgaCGCAAAAGTTAGCGGCGTTGTCAACAACGGCATTTTTAAGCGCCGTTAAAGGcataaaaaatgccgctaaaaacctgttttggtgtagtgttcgtttaactattgttaagacgagaacactgaattcaccagtccgaGCCTCCCCTTACACCAAAATCGTAGagaaaaaaacattaccacttcagtcattaagagattcatgacagaaaTGAAGCGgaacacttaccgaaactaagcgagcactaaccgcgtgcgaaaacgaaggaaaataaatggattagggaaaaatcaagaagaagaaaaagaagagaaagatggaaaaactgtaacacccccaacccgtatccGTTACCGAAATGGGATTATGAGGCATTATCGAACGATGCACTACTTTCATACATTTAACTAATCaccttataaaatttttatatacattataatCATGCATTTATTACTATCTAAAATAGCATGTATCAAAACTCATTGATtaatagtatatgtggcaaagatTCATGGAAACATGGTCTATTAACTAGCATTACTcactgtatatatataatacctcAAAACATAATTACCAATTTCATTAACTTGCTTGCATAAATAATAacactaaataaaaaacattacatgtcaataaatatcaaaacaacACATCACCATAATGTCGTACTATTTGACCGAATATAAGCATGCACTCAAACTACTCATTATCAAAAATTAACACGTTACTATTCATTTGGTCATTTTCCAAAGCTTGAGCCAAATGCAagtgtatttaatatttatgcttTAACAATGTCCACTATAAACTTAATCCAAACATTTAACAAGTCAAAACATTTCAAAGAACTAAACCTATATATATCAAACATAATTTGCCTATATCATTAACTCAtcacaaatatacatatatgcataatacaTAAAACCATATTGACTAACACTTTAACTAACCAAAATCAAATCCATACATGATAATGTTAcctatcataaaatatataacaaggTCATATACAACATTAATTCAATGATCTCATATTCAACTAATACATAATTAAACCTATaaccaaaaattttatcatttccttCTATAAACCAATACCAAAATCAAGCATAAccactattaaattttatacccAAATACTACGTTTCAATCaacttacattttattttaccatgCTAAAAACGAACCAACTAACAAACCATTTATTAAACTCATAAGTACATATGCCGAATTACAAATAGCTCATAACCATCACGCATAAATTATTTATCCTAGCCGAACATACATCTGTAAAATTACTGGTTGTTTCCAATTCAATTTACCAAAGTGATTATACCCTGAAAAACCAAattcatttaaccaaaattcCATATTCAAATTCCTAATTCATAGTATAAACCACACATACCAATTACAACCATAATGATCATTAACATAAACTAAACAAATGATTTCGTATTTTAATCAACATTTCCGCAcaacaattaaatcaaaatcatcaCTTATACTTACCTCTTATGAACCGAATTTAACTATTATTACATCTATAATACATCCAACAATATTACCTATTTACCCAATCTTATAACCTAAGATTCACAACATCAAGCATAATCCAAGTAtcacatatacaaataaatgcACATTACTATCGAAGCaagcttaaaccatgatcaaATTCACACAACCATTATCATAGTATACCAAGCtcatcacacatatatataccatgatcaAAATTATATACTTAATCATCATCTTTAGTCATTTTCGTATGGCTCATATATACAATACCAAACTTATCAAAACATAatctaacttatacatgccatacatTCAAGTTCAAACTTATAAAATACCGAAAACAACCGATAGTGTAATAAACTTTGCTGACGATCCCTGAGCCTATAACTAGCTTccaattatctataaaacataggcaAACAATATACACACAATAAGCTAccatagcttagtaagtcataagaaaataaacatctcAATAACATAAACAACTTAATTAACCAAACCAATGTATACtattttaatcacatttaaatTCAAGCTTATAGTTTCATAACccacatattttattcatatgtAAACTTTAACTTGTCCAATATACCTATATACTTTATCAATTTATCATCAAATTCTCAAAatcatattatcatatatatatccGAATATACAAATGCCTTCATGTACCTATACTCATTAATCAAGCTTAATCtcacatatttatacatatcataAGGCCGAATATACTTCTCATAAACACATACATTTTCAATAGCatcatgaataatttttatcacaTATTAAGAAAGCAATTTACCTTATTACCAATTAGGTAAACCACTATCACATACCTGATCATTTTAGCTCGTTTAACATGTTCAATCACATTTatcattgcccgttgaaccattcggaattaAATAGAGTGCTTGAAGAATCACATTTAttgtacaatgccaacgtcccacacgtggtcttacatgtattCACATagcgatgccactgtcccacaCAGGGTCTTATTCGTAATTACAAATCAATTGCCACTATCCCACACAGGGTCTTACTCGAAAACACTTATCGAAATTCCTTTGGTTCGTACAAGACTTTCAGACGTCGTAATTCAATCGAATCAAATTTGaacatattatttctatgcatAATCATATTAGGCTATCACAAttataaactcataaaattcaTATCAGCATATTAAGTTtacatataatcaaaattaacaatgtttATTTGcctatagacttacctcggacgaagacGGACGAGCCGGGACGACTATTCCACAACTTTAGATTTCTCCCGATCCATtttcgatttcttcttttcttgatatTAATTAAACCTAGAAGTGGCTGAACcttgttgttcttcttttttttctttttcttttctatattcGGCTAAAGATAAGCACTAAtgcatgtatttttaatttatgttttattataatacataataatatgCAATTTACAACTTTAACCTTGGTAATATAATAAGAAAACTACATAATGCATGCCATTACCGTCCATTAACATATATAGTGGCctaatttccttttaaggacttaacaattaataaaccatagctaattagtactttaataaATAGAAtgtaacttttacattttacgcaattaagccctttttattaaatcgacactcaaacgacaaaattaaaacatgaaaatttcatgGATATAAATTCACATAGTATAAACacagataataatatttaaatatttttctaactcggattcatggtcccaaaaccaccgTTCCGaatagggtcaaaatcgggttgttacaaaaactcagagaatttcggcaagaggagagggagaagaatagacgacataattttttttgaaaaagagagtcaaaattcggttatgggaaaaaaatttcGATAACctccaaaatcccttaatcttctcccctaattcccactatacatccactactcagaatccccctattacacaactctatcccgaaacctgagcaaaaaaaataatacccttgcctgcATAGGGATTTGAACataagacctccaccataataacacaccatttaaccaccagactaGCAAACccattttgatgtaatttacccaacaatcaaataaaaacctactaaacaagagtaaggcctaattcattcaagataccaaaatttgcctaagcgaaggcttgaacttgggacctcccaaatacttccaaaacacataaccactaaagctggcagatatttgtttcatattttcacaataacgaaattaaaaattttggggcattacaagtTAAAGGTACCGGTTGCctagaaatggagaaaaaaattatattgattatAGCGGGAAGCCTTAGAGTTTTTCTGTATGAATATGCCATCAAACTTCTGTATGGTATTTATAGGGCATCATTTTTTTGTATTCGAAAAGATTGAGCTCGTGGCCGTATAACGACCGTCAATTTGTTCTCTCATCATACCACGATCCATTACTGCATAACGTTTGTTGATTGAGACCTCTACGTCGACTTCTACCCTTGATTGTAGAAAGCAAAATCACCCTATAACTGACTTTCCTAGAAAAGGTTTCAGAAGCAATGATCCCATCTTgacatgatatatgaaatgtgtaCGGCTTGGAGTGATATCGCATCACCAAAGACTCAAGAATATCTCAAACGTAAGCCAAACATTTTTAACGACTGAAATTTTTAAGACCGAGAAATGATTTATAGTGGAGAAATGAAGAGGATTGGAGAGAAATTATATGACTGGGGGATGATGAAGCTTGGTATGTGAGAGCCATTTTATAGCCGTAGGGAAAGGTCTGTTTGCAAAGAAAAACCTTGAAAACACGCTGAAACATATTCTAAAAGTGTTGAAATGTTTAAAGCGTCTGAATTATTCGAAGTGTCAGGATTTTCTACTTGATGGAATAGTAAATTTATTAGAGAAAGGTCGCCCAGTTAGAGGGGCTTTCCTACGAACATGGTAGGAAGTACCTAGCTGGTCGTGCTTTTAGAAAGCGCGTCTAACTAGGTGCGTTTTCCTGCCATATCAGTAGGAAAGGCCCCCTAACTGGGCAAGCtttctctaaaaaaatttatcttcTAAAGGTAAAAGtaccttttcaaatacctattATGCATATTATGCAGCGTAAAATCTCGATGAAATTATATAAGTTCTAAACACATGATGAAAATTATTTGCATCATACACTATTCAACGAATGTgtgcattcataaataaaattcatagcACGTATTCTCTTTCTCCTTACATAATTCTCTTACAAAAGGGgtgtaaattttataacatagaCATGCATCAAGTTAATATCAAACAGAAGAATCTTGCATCATGGGTGAGAGTTGTGTGTATTCTTTCGGACAGTTCTGAACTTacttttttacatttattcatcCAAATTGTGACCGATATTGAAATGAGTCGACGAGTgaaatttgttatataatataaCGGTCAAATATGTAATACAAAATTCGGGGTGGTATTTGTACGAGTGAAGTCCATGGAATTTGCGTCCAATAGTACCATTCAAATGTTGGAGATACGGATCGAAATTAGGaaaaaagtctgtagatcgacCAGGGGAAGAATTACAAGGTTGCAATGCagattttttacattttttgacCCCTATAAGTATGAGTTATTCGATTTGATTAGTGAGACGCATCTCGAGATGGTCATATCATCGCACATCTTGAGGGGAAATGTTGTTATTGAGTTATATGTCAAGTTCGCCGATGCTGATGGATCTGGCCCATCTTCAACCATTGTCGCGGCGAGTATGGGTACTAAAACTGAAGTAGGAAGTCCTACTACATAATTGTGCGGTGAGTTTTCTAGTCTCCTTCAAAGCGACTACTACGATGTTCCAGAAACATTTATGGGTAGACACTCATCAATCTCCCGCACTGATTTAAACTTCGAGGGTCAGTTCCAGTCAGAGTATCAATATAACCCAAATCTAGACACTCGGACTTGACATTCAATCAGTGCATTTGATTTTAACTTTGACACTGGATCAATGTTATGGGGCAGAAGTAGTTATATTGGGGATCATCAACGTACACCGGTTATCAACCCGTTGAATATTCTGGTGGGCACATGGGTTATAAGAGAATCGATGACCTATTCTTTTCGACAGGGGCTAGCGAGGGTACGTCCAACACCATGCTCGAAGGTAATAATGAAGGCACAGACGAGGAAGGGGATGCAGGTGAGGAAGAAAGGGTTGCGGATGCAAACGGAAGGAGGGAGGAGTTAGAACCTGAGCCAATCCAGAAATGCGATTCAGATGATTCATAAGTGACATTATTTTTTGAAGTGGATTCGATTACAACAAAGCTGAAAACTTACGAGTCTGACTATGACGCCTCAGACA includes the following:
- the LOC105788571 gene encoding uncharacterized protein LOC105788571 isoform X2, producing MLSLFVFSLYFDHLPTDRLQMGEVVSTIPTSNGPKRLAENIQDAYAEAASIAEQMEKRLLFSLLLFSLLLLLDSSSAQMQVTQRGQMLLRICKKPWRYFSLVKHGVISKVFFYCFTTTEN
- the LOC105788571 gene encoding uncharacterized protein LOC105788571 isoform X1, which gives rise to MLSLFVFSLYFDHLPTDRLQMGEVVSTIPTSNGPKRLAENIQDAYAEAASIAEQASLFTSFILPASSFGFLFSSDASYVFDGQPPDLKKQELAKRYSKRADATEDLQEAMEVFFFGQTWSDK
- the LOC105788571 gene encoding uncharacterized protein LOC105788571 isoform X3; amino-acid sequence: MLSLFVFSLYFDHLPTDRLQMGEVVSTIPTSNGPKRLAENIQDAYAEAASIAEQASLFTSFILPASSFGFLFSSDASYSKRADATEDLQEAMEVFFFGQTWSDK